A part of Vigna radiata var. radiata cultivar VC1973A chromosome 11, Vradiata_ver6, whole genome shotgun sequence genomic DNA contains:
- the LOC106776917 gene encoding flavonol synthase/flavanone 3-hydroxylase: MGNIDLDPAFIQSTEHRPVPKVVEVSEIPVIDLSGSRDESLIISEIGKACEEWGFFQIVNHGVPSELCKEVEIEGKKFFGLESEEKRKVKRDEVNAMGYHDGEHTKNVRDWKEVFDYLVEDNAQVPSSYEPDDKDLRTLTNQWPQHSPQFRKTMEEYAREVEKLSYKLLGWILSSLGLAADKFHGCFKNQLSMVRLNYYPPCPFPHLALGVGHHKDSSALTVLAQDEVGGLQVKRKSDGEWIPVRPCPNAYIINVGDIVQVWSNDKYESVEHRVVVNTTKERFSVPFFFFPAHHVNVSPAEELVSEENPAKFKEYNYGKFFANRNRSDFKKRDVENIQIQHFRILN; this comes from the exons ATGGGAAACATTGATCTTGATCCAGCTTTCATACAATCCACAGAACACCGTCCTGTACCCAAGGTGGTGGAAGTGAGTGAGATTCCAGTGATTGATCTCTCAGGAAGCAGAGATGAATCATTGATCATCTCAGAGATTGGGAAGGCCTGTGAGGAATGGGGGTTCTTTCAAATTGTTAATCATGGGGTTCCCTCTGAATTATGCAAAGAGGTTGAGATTGAGGGCAAAAAGTTCTTTGGGTTGGAATcagaggagaaaagaaaagtgaaaagagaTGAGGTTAATGCAATGGGATACCATGATGGAGAACACACCAAGAATGTTAGAGACTGGAAAGAGGTCTTTGATTACCTTGTTGAAGACAATGCACAGGTTCCATCCTCTTATGAACCAGATGACAAAGATCTCAGAACACTCACCAACCAGTGGCCCCAGCACTCCCCCCAGTTCAG GAAAACGATGGAAGAGTATGCTAGAGAAGTGGAAAAGCTATCATACAAATTGTTGGGGTGGATCTTATCAAGCTTAGGTTTGGCTGCTGACAAATTCCATGGCTGCTTCAAGAACCAACTCAGCATGGTGAGACTGAACTACTACCCTCCATGCCCTTTTCCTCATCTGGCACTTGGTGTTGGTCACCACAAGGATTCCAGTGCTCTCACTGTGCTTGCACAAGATGAGGTTGGAGGGCTGCAAGTCAAGAGAAAATCAGATGGAGAATGGATTCCAGTTAGGCCCTGCCCAAATGCATACATCATCAATGTTGGAGACATAGTTCAG GTTTGGAGCAATGACAAGTATGAGAGTGTGGAACACAGGGTGGTGGTGAACACGACCAAGGAAAGATTCTCAGTTCCGTTCTTCTTTTTTCCAGCTCACCATGTGAATGTGAGTCCTGCAGAGGAGCTTGTTAGTGAGGAAAATCCAGCAAAGTTCAAAGAATACAACTATGGCAAGTTCTTTGCTAACAGAAACCGCAGTGATTTCAAGAAGCGTGATGTGGAGAATATCCAAATTCAGCACTTCAGGATCCTGAATTAG